From the Planktothrix tepida PCC 9214 genome, one window contains:
- a CDS encoding tetratricopeptide repeat protein — MQPSETPDNSVIVLYQQASRHIAQQQYEEAITTCQNILQLQPNFALAYSTIGLAKQLQGQLEEAKSYYENALKLQPNWVEVLGNLGTVYLQQQQWEKALKFYEIALQLKPNQVGIYRNLYSVFSYLNQPEKALECWFQVLILEPESIPLQSHIDFGKSLISQSKWDQAISLYLKTLEIYPNSHQAYYWLGEAFSGKQQWLEAIKAYRQAIKIENNIDWFYPKLGKALLETHQWYEAVIAYYEAAKSNAYYQELLDEIIPKIIQSQELIQASLIFEEQLKKRPEADELYHILGNIYKVNNKIVDAIFYYTKAIQINPNLSQYYADLGDVWLKQKQWEQAIYCCLEALKINPDFMKPYDIIAEVLMQQGYDEEGLGCYNAREIPSAILQKYCPIPTHQLTLSQIDSQINFIPIYSESNITLTPSKTISQSQFCLMFDHATTQKAFVAILENARAWGDLATSAIITENNQLVTDLSTGCAELVLSSNQLAPVYQIEGTIAFLSVRWGATYFHWLYDVLPGFHLIQESGISWDDIDYFVINADYPTYQKETLVKLGVPLSKIIVSMTHHHIQAHKIIVPSPNLMYKNVITPAWVCNFLRSAFLPANIGNITPYRRIYLSREKASYRNVINQDELFQCLKPLNFESVVLETLSFSEQVELMATASVVIAPHGAGLSNIVFCQPRTKIIELFHPDYVPIYYRLISNLCQLEHYYLISEVIDKTTENLTHLGQLDMKINLDEFMKLLELAEIKIT, encoded by the coding sequence ATGCAACCATCTGAAACACCAGACAATTCTGTCATTGTTTTATATCAACAAGCGTCTCGCCATATCGCTCAACAGCAATATGAAGAAGCGATTACAACTTGTCAAAACATCTTACAATTGCAACCTAATTTTGCGTTAGCTTACAGTACCATTGGGTTAGCGAAACAATTGCAAGGACAACTAGAGGAAGCTAAATCATACTATGAAAACGCCTTAAAACTACAACCGAACTGGGTCGAAGTTCTAGGGAATTTAGGGACAGTTTATCTACAACAACAGCAATGGGAAAAAGCTTTAAAATTCTATGAAATTGCTTTACAGTTAAAACCGAATCAAGTCGGGATTTACCGAAATTTATATAGTGTTTTTAGCTACCTAAACCAACCCGAAAAAGCACTAGAATGTTGGTTTCAAGTATTAATTTTAGAACCTGAATCTATCCCCCTTCAATCTCATATTGATTTCGGCAAAAGTTTAATTTCTCAAAGCAAATGGGATCAAGCAATTTCTTTGTATTTAAAAACTTTAGAAATTTATCCTAATTCCCATCAAGCTTATTATTGGTTAGGAGAAGCTTTTTCTGGAAAACAACAATGGTTAGAAGCAATAAAAGCTTATCGTCAAGCTATTAAAATTGAGAATAATATTGATTGGTTTTATCCCAAATTAGGAAAAGCGTTATTAGAAACTCACCAATGGTATGAGGCTGTTATTGCCTATTATGAAGCGGCTAAATCTAATGCCTATTATCAAGAGCTATTAGATGAGATTATTCCTAAAATTATACAATCTCAAGAATTAATTCAAGCAAGTTTAATTTTTGAAGAACAGTTAAAGAAACGTCCTGAAGCGGATGAACTTTACCATATTTTAGGAAATATTTATAAAGTCAACAATAAGATTGTAGATGCAATTTTTTATTATACAAAAGCGATTCAGATTAATCCTAATCTTTCTCAATATTATGCAGATTTAGGAGATGTTTGGTTAAAACAAAAGCAATGGGAACAGGCTATTTATTGTTGTCTTGAAGCCTTAAAAATTAATCCTGATTTTATGAAACCTTACGATATAATTGCTGAGGTTTTGATGCAACAAGGATATGATGAAGAAGGTTTAGGCTGTTATAACGCTAGAGAAATACCCTCTGCAATTCTTCAAAAATATTGTCCCATTCCGACACACCAACTGACTTTATCCCAGATTGATTCTCAAATCAATTTTATACCTATTTATTCTGAATCTAATATTACTTTAACTCCGTCAAAAACAATTTCTCAATCTCAATTTTGTTTAATGTTTGATCACGCTACAACTCAAAAAGCATTTGTAGCCATTTTAGAGAATGCTAGAGCCTGGGGAGATTTAGCCACCAGTGCCATTATAACAGAAAATAATCAATTAGTTACGGATCTTTCAACGGGATGTGCTGAATTAGTTTTATCGTCGAATCAATTAGCACCAGTCTATCAAATTGAGGGAACAATTGCCTTTTTATCGGTGCGTTGGGGAGCAACCTATTTTCATTGGCTGTATGATGTTTTACCCGGTTTTCATTTAATTCAAGAAAGTGGGATTTCCTGGGATGATATTGATTATTTTGTGATTAATGCAGACTATCCAACTTATCAAAAAGAAACCTTAGTTAAGCTTGGTGTTCCCTTGTCTAAAATTATAGTGAGTATGACTCATCATCATATTCAAGCTCATAAAATTATTGTTCCTTCCCCGAATTTAATGTACAAAAATGTGATCACACCTGCATGGGTGTGTAACTTTTTGAGATCAGCTTTTCTTCCCGCTAATATTGGGAATATTACCCCTTATCGCCGGATTTATTTGAGTCGAGAAAAAGCAAGTTATCGTAATGTTATTAACCAAGATGAATTATTTCAATGTCTGAAACCATTAAACTTTGAAAGCGTGGTTTTAGAAACTTTAAGCTTTTCCGAACAAGTAGAATTAATGGCGACCGCATCCGTTGTAATAGCGCCGCATGGTGCTGGATTATCTAATATTGTATTTTGTCAACCTAGAACTAAAATTATTGAGCTATTTCACCCAGATTATGTTCCGATTTATTATCGATTGATTAGCAATCTTTGTCAGTTAGAACATTACTATTTAATTAGTGAAGTCATTGATAAAACAACAGAAAATTTAACTCATCTCGGACAACTCGATATGAAAATTAATCTGGATGAGTTCATGAAATTGTTAGAATTAGCTGAAATTAAAATAACTTAA
- a CDS encoding tetratricopeptide repeat protein, with product MPLSDTPEKTVFDLHAEAHRYIAQQQFDEAVEVCQQALKLQPRFLPTYSTMGLAKQLQGKLDEAKFWYTKALDLKPDWVEVHANLGTVYVQQQQWQEALQSYQTALHFKPNQAIIYQNLYRVWINLNQPEEANHAWFQALILEPQCVSPQDYMDFGKTLIEKGKLDQALELYTKGVEIYPNLPHSYFSLGEALSRKQQWEDAIAAYNQAISLDPDSYLFYQSLGDALVQQQKWDEAIANYQKAIELSPNFSWTYHQLGNALSEQQRWEEATLAYYQGIALNPKFFGSYFKLGEICSKTGKHQEAVDWYRQAIEINPDGFWLHFTLGNSLLEMQQFEEALTCYQQAIELEPNVDWLYPQIGKLFTGQKQWNQAIDAYCKAVELNPNNLWLLDQLADTLIEQEEIETAISVYQKCLEVTPKAHILHYQLGNLYNSQGQIDEAIASYQTAINLNSKVAEYYAGLGEAWLKKQELDLAMSYLMDALQMKPDLIEAYQNIAKILQQQGKTEEALKCYNYKELPWSLLEQYCSINPDQLITSDFSSHVTYIPVYPASQIPLNPSRTIAQFHPGFIFGQAETRNAFVVILENGKVWGDSATSAIMTAQNELLTDISTGCAELVLSSNKLPPAYKIDGTVAFLSVQWGEAFYHWLYDVLPGIHLIQESGISLDSIDYFVFNSYRSPYQKQTLQKLGIPESKIIESRYQPYIQAQKIIVPAPNFFHNSTTTSPWICKFLKQQFVSQDFQKISTNRRIYISREQASYRHLVNQDELLKRLEPLNFESVVLESLTISEQAELMASASVVLTPHGAGLSNIVFCQPGTKVIELFAPTHIPPCYRIISNICELEHYYLIGELVENEALDDITFLGLLDMRINIDDLMSLLELAGVTELS from the coding sequence ATGCCATTGTCTGATACTCCAGAGAAAACAGTTTTTGATTTGCACGCCGAGGCACATCGCTATATCGCCCAACAGCAGTTTGATGAGGCGGTTGAAGTCTGTCAGCAAGCACTGAAGTTGCAACCTCGCTTCCTCCCGACTTACAGTACGATGGGGTTGGCTAAACAATTGCAAGGAAAACTAGATGAAGCCAAATTTTGGTATACCAAAGCCCTCGACCTCAAACCCGATTGGGTGGAAGTTCATGCTAATTTAGGGACGGTATATGTTCAACAACAGCAATGGCAAGAAGCCCTGCAATCTTATCAAACTGCGCTGCATTTTAAACCGAATCAAGCCATAATTTATCAGAATTTATATAGGGTTTGGATTAATCTCAATCAACCGGAAGAAGCGAATCATGCTTGGTTTCAAGCCTTAATTTTAGAGCCACAATGCGTTTCTCCTCAAGATTATATGGATTTTGGAAAAACGTTAATTGAAAAAGGCAAATTAGATCAAGCTCTGGAACTCTATACTAAGGGCGTAGAAATTTATCCCAATTTGCCCCACTCCTATTTTAGTTTGGGAGAAGCTTTAAGCCGGAAACAACAATGGGAAGATGCGATCGCCGCCTATAATCAAGCAATTAGTCTTGATCCCGATAGTTACCTGTTTTATCAAAGTTTAGGAGATGCGTTAGTTCAGCAACAAAAATGGGATGAAGCGATCGCAAATTACCAAAAAGCCATTGAACTCAGCCCGAATTTTTCCTGGACATATCATCAACTGGGAAATGCTTTATCTGAACAACAAAGATGGGAAGAAGCCACCCTTGCTTATTACCAAGGAATTGCCCTTAATCCTAAATTTTTCGGTTCTTATTTTAAATTAGGAGAAATTTGTTCTAAAACCGGAAAACATCAAGAAGCTGTTGATTGGTATCGCCAAGCTATTGAGATTAATCCTGATGGCTTTTGGTTGCATTTTACCCTAGGAAATAGCTTGTTGGAAATGCAACAGTTTGAGGAAGCGTTAACTTGCTATCAGCAAGCAATTGAACTGGAACCGAATGTGGATTGGTTATATCCCCAAATCGGAAAATTATTTACAGGTCAAAAACAATGGAATCAGGCAATTGATGCTTATTGTAAAGCCGTTGAACTCAATCCGAATAATCTTTGGCTGTTAGATCAATTAGCAGATACCTTAATTGAACAGGAGGAAATAGAAACTGCTATTTCCGTTTATCAAAAATGTCTTGAAGTGACTCCCAAAGCTCATATTTTACATTATCAATTAGGGAATTTATATAACTCTCAAGGTCAAATTGATGAAGCGATCGCATCCTATCAAACAGCTATCAATCTTAATTCAAAAGTCGCTGAATATTATGCTGGATTAGGAGAAGCTTGGTTAAAAAAACAAGAATTAGATCTAGCCATGTCCTACTTAATGGACGCTTTACAAATGAAGCCGGATTTAATTGAAGCTTATCAAAATATTGCTAAAATTTTACAGCAGCAAGGAAAAACAGAAGAAGCTTTAAAATGTTATAACTATAAAGAATTACCTTGGTCACTTTTAGAACAATACTGTTCTATTAATCCTGATCAATTGATTACATCAGACTTTAGTTCTCATGTGACTTATATTCCCGTTTATCCAGCTAGTCAAATTCCTCTAAACCCCTCTCGAACAATTGCTCAATTTCATCCCGGCTTTATTTTTGGTCAAGCTGAAACTCGAAATGCTTTTGTCGTGATATTAGAGAATGGGAAAGTCTGGGGAGATTCAGCGACCAGTGCAATTATGACTGCACAAAATGAATTACTCACTGATATTTCAACCGGATGCGCTGAATTGGTTTTATCCTCTAATAAATTACCCCCAGCATATAAAATTGATGGAACGGTTGCCTTTTTATCCGTGCAATGGGGAGAAGCATTTTATCATTGGTTGTATGATGTTTTACCGGGTATTCATTTGATTCAAGAAAGCGGTATTTCCTTAGATAGTATTGATTATTTCGTTTTCAATAGTTATCGTTCTCCCTATCAAAAGCAAACCTTACAAAAATTAGGTATCCCAGAATCCAAAATTATCGAAAGTCGTTATCAACCTTATATTCAAGCGCAAAAAATTATTGTTCCCGCGCCTAATTTTTTCCATAATTCCACAACAACTTCTCCTTGGATTTGCAAATTCCTCAAACAACAATTTGTTTCTCAAGATTTTCAGAAAATTTCTACAAACCGTCGCATCTATATTAGTCGAGAACAAGCCAGTTACCGTCATCTGGTGAATCAAGATGAGTTACTTAAACGTTTAGAACCCTTGAACTTTGAGAGCGTTGTACTAGAATCTTTAACGATTTCTGAACAAGCCGAATTAATGGCTAGTGCGTCAGTGGTTTTAACTCCCCATGGTGCGGGCTTATCTAATATTGTGTTTTGTCAGCCTGGAACTAAGGTGATTGAATTATTTGCACCCACTCATATTCCACCTTGTTATCGAATTATTAGTAATATCTGTGAGCTAGAACATTATTATTTAATTGGAGAGCTTGTCGAAAATGAAGCTTTAGATGATATTACGTTTTTAGGATTATTAGATATGCGGATTAATATCGATGATTTAATGAGTTTATTAGAATTAGCTGGAGTTACAGAACTTTCTTAA